From a single Micromonospora sp. WMMD1102 genomic region:
- a CDS encoding amino acid ABC transporter permease, with translation MSQATVLYDLPGPKARRRNGLIGILTIVGIAGLIAFVGYRLWETGQFEARKWEQFRFEAVQIELLNGLWATLKAAGIAAVLALLFGAVFASARLSDKWILRAPASFVVELFRAIPLLILIFFGYYVPLQYGWPIDKIWALVIGLTLYNGSVLAEIFRAGLNAVPRGQSEGAYAIGLRKNQVLRLILLPQAVRSMLPAIVSQLVVLLKDTALGFIITYPELLYVGKTIGGRLSFGLPYVPTYLIVAAIYISICGLLSLLAWWLQKRMTRTPKTAAPVVQAGEDLGKPTSGTTTGTA, from the coding sequence GTGAGCCAGGCGACGGTTCTCTATGACCTGCCCGGGCCGAAGGCACGCCGCCGCAACGGCCTGATCGGGATCCTCACGATCGTCGGCATCGCCGGCCTGATCGCCTTCGTCGGTTACCGGCTCTGGGAGACCGGCCAGTTCGAGGCGCGCAAGTGGGAGCAGTTCAGGTTCGAGGCCGTCCAGATCGAGCTGCTCAACGGGCTCTGGGCCACCCTCAAGGCGGCCGGCATCGCCGCCGTGCTCGCCCTGCTCTTCGGCGCCGTGTTCGCCAGCGCCCGGCTCAGCGACAAGTGGATCCTGCGTGCCCCGGCCAGCTTCGTCGTCGAACTCTTCCGGGCCATCCCGCTGCTGATCCTGATCTTCTTCGGCTACTACGTGCCGTTGCAGTACGGCTGGCCGATCGACAAGATCTGGGCCCTGGTCATCGGGCTGACGCTGTACAACGGCTCGGTGCTGGCCGAGATCTTCCGGGCCGGCCTCAACGCCGTGCCGCGGGGCCAGTCCGAGGGCGCGTACGCGATCGGCCTGCGGAAGAACCAGGTGCTGCGGCTGATCCTGCTGCCCCAGGCGGTCCGCTCGATGCTGCCGGCGATCGTCAGCCAGCTCGTCGTGCTGCTCAAGGACACCGCACTCGGGTTCATCATCACCTACCCGGAGCTGCTCTACGTCGGCAAGACGATCGGCGGCCGGCTGTCGTTCGGGCTGCCGTACGTGCCGACGTACCTGATCGTCGCCGCCATCTACATCTCCATCTGCGGCCTGCTCTCGCTGCTGGCCTGGTGGCTACAGAAGCGGATGACGCGTACCCCGAAGACGGCCGCCCCGGTGGTGCAGGCCGGGGAGGACCTCGGCAAGCCCACCAGCGGCACCACCACCGGCACCGCCTGA
- a CDS encoding amino acid ABC transporter permease, protein MGEFFRVLTDNHKLFVDGFTTTVQLFLISAVFTLVLGTLLGAMRVSPIPALRAFGATYVNVLRNTPLTLVFAFLVFAVPKLDVNIDYFPAACIALTLYTSAFVCEVVRSGVNTVSAGQAEAARALGMTFDQVLGLIVLPQAFRSMVPPMMSVLIAMLKNTTIAAGFSVLEAGAIPAYMAERGEPQFAVLLWITIGFLILILPLVFLQRFLERKWTVAR, encoded by the coding sequence ATGGGCGAGTTCTTCCGCGTGCTGACGGACAACCACAAACTGTTCGTCGACGGGTTCACCACCACCGTCCAACTCTTCCTTATCTCCGCCGTCTTCACCCTCGTTCTCGGCACCCTGCTCGGGGCGATGCGGGTCTCCCCGATCCCCGCGCTGCGCGCCTTCGGGGCAACGTACGTCAACGTGCTCCGCAACACCCCGCTGACCCTGGTCTTCGCCTTCCTCGTCTTCGCGGTGCCGAAGCTCGACGTCAACATCGACTACTTCCCGGCCGCCTGCATCGCCCTCACGCTCTACACCTCCGCGTTCGTCTGCGAGGTGGTCCGCTCCGGCGTGAACACCGTGTCGGCCGGGCAGGCCGAGGCGGCCCGGGCCCTGGGCATGACCTTCGACCAGGTACTCGGGCTGATCGTCCTGCCGCAGGCGTTCCGCTCGATGGTCCCGCCGATGATGAGCGTGCTGATCGCGATGCTCAAGAACACCACGATCGCCGCCGGCTTCTCCGTGCTGGAGGCCGGCGCCATCCCGGCGTACATGGCCGAGCGGGGTGAACCGCAGTTCGCCGTGCTGCTCTGGATCACGATCGGCTTCCTCATCCTCATCCTCCCGCTGGTCTTCCTACAGCGGTTCCTCGAGCGCAAGTGGACGGTGGCACGGTGA
- a CDS encoding glutamate ABC transporter substrate-binding protein, with translation MRIARMAALTAMAALALSAAACGEEGTPTPSGAGNGSDAPSSDTCQTSGTTFTPASSVTITGSPTYDKIKSAGKVTVGVKFDQPFLGYKDAQGTRCGFDIEIAQYVASKLGVDPSKIEYKEIPSANRETAIKGGEVDYYVGTYSITDKRKNDISFAGPYYVAGQALLVRKDESAITGKDTLKGKKVCSATGSTPIQKVRDEGLTEPENIVEFKTYSECVSQLLDKKVDAVTTDDAILKGYAAQAGDELKVVGEPFSTEKYGIGLPKDDKALRDYVNDQIEAAFTDGTWQKVYDGTLGKSGSAATPPTLERY, from the coding sequence ATGCGTATCGCACGCATGGCGGCGCTGACCGCGATGGCGGCGCTCGCCCTGTCGGCGGCGGCCTGTGGTGAAGAGGGCACACCGACGCCGAGCGGCGCCGGCAACGGTTCCGACGCCCCGAGCAGCGACACCTGCCAGACGTCCGGCACGACCTTCACCCCGGCCTCCAGCGTGACCATCACCGGCAGCCCGACCTACGACAAGATCAAGTCGGCCGGCAAGGTCACCGTCGGCGTCAAGTTCGACCAGCCCTTCCTCGGTTACAAGGACGCCCAGGGCACCCGGTGCGGCTTCGACATCGAGATCGCCCAGTACGTCGCGAGCAAGCTCGGCGTCGACCCGTCGAAGATCGAGTACAAGGAGATCCCGTCGGCCAACCGGGAGACCGCGATCAAGGGTGGCGAGGTCGACTACTACGTCGGCACCTACTCGATCACCGACAAGCGGAAGAACGACATCTCCTTCGCCGGGCCGTACTACGTCGCCGGGCAGGCGCTGCTGGTCCGCAAGGACGAGTCGGCGATCACCGGCAAGGACACCCTCAAGGGCAAGAAGGTCTGCTCCGCGACCGGGTCGACCCCGATCCAGAAGGTCCGGGACGAGGGCCTGACCGAGCCGGAGAACATCGTCGAGTTCAAGACGTACTCCGAGTGCGTGTCGCAGCTGCTCGACAAGAAGGTCGACGCGGTCACCACCGACGACGCCATCCTGAAGGGCTATGCCGCGCAGGCCGGCGACGAGCTGAAGGTCGTCGGCGAGCCGTTCAGCACCGAGAAGTACGGCATCGGCCTGCCCAAGGACGACAAGGCGCTGCGGGACTACGTCAACGACCAGATCGAGGCGGCGTTCACCGACGGCACCTGGCAGAAGGTCTACGACGGCACGCTGGGCAAGTCCGGCTCCGCGGCGACCCCGCCGACCCTGGAGCGGTACTGA
- a CDS encoding amino acid ABC transporter ATP-binding protein, with protein MAGATTDQPLIRLDGVNKWFGPLHVLQDVDLSVHRGEVVVVIGPSGSGKSTLCRAINRLEPINSGTITFDGQPLPAEGRALARLRSEVGMVFQSFNLFAHKSILDNVTLGPIKVRKEKPTAARDRAMQLLERVGIASQAEKYPAQLSGGQQQRAAIARALAMQPKAMLFDEPTSALDPEMVGEVLEVMTSLANDGMTMVVVTHEMGFARHAARRVIFMADGQLVEDAPPDEFFGNPRSERAKDFLSKILTH; from the coding sequence GTGGCCGGTGCGACGACCGACCAGCCGCTCATCAGGCTTGACGGGGTCAACAAGTGGTTCGGCCCGCTGCACGTGTTGCAGGACGTCGACCTCTCCGTGCACCGGGGCGAGGTCGTCGTGGTCATCGGCCCGTCCGGCTCCGGGAAGTCGACCCTGTGCCGGGCGATCAACCGGCTGGAGCCGATCAACTCCGGGACGATCACGTTCGACGGCCAGCCGCTGCCGGCCGAGGGTCGGGCGCTGGCCCGGCTGCGCAGCGAGGTCGGCATGGTCTTCCAGTCGTTCAACCTCTTCGCCCACAAGAGCATCCTGGACAACGTGACCCTCGGCCCGATCAAGGTCCGCAAGGAGAAGCCGACCGCCGCCCGGGACCGTGCGATGCAGTTGCTGGAGCGGGTCGGCATCGCCAGCCAGGCGGAGAAATATCCCGCCCAGCTCTCCGGCGGGCAGCAGCAACGGGCCGCCATCGCCCGGGCCCTGGCCATGCAGCCGAAGGCGATGCTCTTCGACGAGCCCACCAGCGCGCTGGACCCGGAGATGGTCGGCGAGGTGCTGGAGGTGATGACCTCGCTGGCCAACGACGGCATGACGATGGTCGTGGTCACCCACGAGATGGGCTTCGCCCGGCACGCCGCCAGGCGGGTCATCTTCATGGCCGACGGCCAGCTCGTCGAGGACGCGCCGCCGGACGAGTTCTTCGGCAACCCGCGCAGCGAGCGGGCCAAGGACTTCCTGTCGAAGATCCTGACCCACTAG
- a CDS encoding LuxR C-terminal-related transcriptional regulator — MLTIGRAVPALVRWGVSADADLVYRCLLTFGPQAAGEVAVELGLGVRRIRTALDELLAVDIVKVEREPSGHGADASVWRARPAAAVVTTLRRQALRRAAAATGGTVGPSERVALSARHLPDRESRRRRIAELAALERIEHLSMQPEQVFSTDELTVGAPLDVAALRRGVRMRTLSRPPADGDRSAQHAVEFGRLGGEYREAARLPQKLMIFDRRVALLAVDPFDLDRGTWEIVDHAAVDSLVRLFIRHWSNAVDPSRNGVPAIVLTSRENAIVALLAKGYTDAASAQEMGISTRSLTYTLRALMDRLGVDNRFQLGLALGALNVATPSVSSAPTDSIDGKNR, encoded by the coding sequence GTGCTCACGATCGGAAGGGCCGTACCGGCGCTGGTTCGCTGGGGGGTCTCGGCGGACGCCGATCTGGTGTACCGATGTCTGCTGACCTTCGGGCCACAAGCCGCCGGTGAAGTCGCGGTAGAGCTTGGTTTGGGGGTACGGAGGATCCGGACCGCGCTGGACGAGTTGCTGGCCGTCGACATCGTCAAGGTGGAGCGCGAGCCGTCGGGGCACGGCGCGGACGCCTCGGTCTGGCGGGCACGGCCCGCAGCTGCGGTGGTGACGACCCTGCGGCGCCAAGCGCTCCGGCGTGCCGCTGCGGCTACCGGCGGCACTGTTGGGCCATCTGAGCGGGTCGCGCTCTCGGCGAGGCACCTGCCGGACCGCGAGTCGCGCCGCCGGCGCATCGCCGAGTTGGCCGCCCTGGAGCGGATCGAGCATCTGTCGATGCAGCCCGAGCAGGTTTTCAGCACGGACGAGTTGACGGTCGGAGCGCCGCTGGATGTCGCGGCCCTGCGTCGCGGCGTGCGAATGCGCACGCTGAGCCGCCCGCCCGCGGACGGGGACCGCTCGGCGCAGCATGCGGTCGAGTTCGGCCGGCTCGGCGGCGAGTACCGGGAGGCGGCGCGGCTTCCGCAGAAACTCATGATCTTCGACCGACGCGTGGCACTGCTCGCCGTCGATCCTTTTGACCTGGATCGCGGCACATGGGAGATCGTCGACCACGCTGCGGTCGATTCGCTTGTCAGACTGTTCATCCGGCACTGGAGCAACGCGGTGGACCCTAGCCGAAACGGAGTGCCTGCAATCGTGTTGACATCACGCGAGAACGCGATCGTCGCACTGCTCGCCAAGGGATACACCGATGCCGCCTCCGCGCAGGAGATGGGCATCTCCACCCGTTCGCTCACCTACACCCTGAGGGCGTTGATGGACCGCCTCGGTGTCGACAACCGCTTCCAGTTGGGCCTCGCGCTCGGCGCACTGAACGTGGCGACGCCATCCGTTTCGTCCGCACCCACCGACAGCATCGATGGGAAGAACCGATGA
- a CDS encoding ribonucleotide-diphosphate reductase subunit beta, producing the protein MTTTPDLRTSTSSSTGSAERRMLLDPGMDLTLRPMRYPQFFDRFKDAIKNTWTVEEVDLHSDLADLARLSPAEQHLVSRLVAFFATGDTIVANNLVLNLYQHVNSPEGRLYLSRQLFEEAVHVQFYLNLLDTYVPDERERFAAFAAVENIPSIARKAEFCFRWIESIFELRELRTRADRRAFLLNLICFAACIEGLFFYGAFAYVYFLRSRGVLHGLASGTNWVFRDESMHMAFAFDVVQTVRAEEPELFDAELEQQVRQMLAEAVECEVQFAEDLLEQGVSGMSLADMREYLQHVADRRLAVLGIEPSYGSRNPFAFMELQDVQELSNFFERRVSAYQVGVTGSVSFDDDF; encoded by the coding sequence GTGACCACCACTCCCGATCTCCGTACCAGTACCAGCAGCAGTACCGGCTCCGCTGAGCGGCGGATGCTGCTCGACCCGGGGATGGACCTGACGCTGCGACCGATGCGCTACCCGCAGTTCTTCGACCGGTTCAAGGACGCGATCAAGAACACCTGGACCGTCGAGGAGGTCGACCTGCACTCCGACCTCGCCGACCTGGCCCGGCTCTCCCCCGCCGAGCAGCACCTGGTCTCCCGGCTTGTCGCGTTCTTCGCCACCGGCGACACCATCGTGGCCAACAACCTGGTGCTGAACCTCTACCAGCACGTCAACTCCCCGGAGGGCCGGCTCTACCTCTCCCGGCAACTCTTCGAGGAGGCGGTGCACGTCCAGTTCTACCTGAACCTGCTCGACACGTACGTCCCGGACGAGCGGGAGCGGTTCGCGGCATTCGCGGCGGTGGAGAACATCCCGTCGATCGCCCGCAAGGCCGAGTTCTGCTTCAGGTGGATCGAGTCCATCTTCGAGCTGCGCGAACTGCGGACCCGGGCGGACCGGCGGGCGTTCCTGCTCAACCTGATCTGCTTCGCCGCCTGCATCGAAGGGCTGTTCTTCTACGGCGCCTTCGCGTACGTCTACTTCCTGCGCTCCCGGGGAGTGCTGCACGGGCTCGCCTCCGGCACCAACTGGGTGTTCCGGGACGAGTCCATGCACATGGCGTTCGCCTTCGACGTGGTGCAGACCGTACGCGCCGAGGAGCCGGAGCTGTTCGACGCCGAGCTGGAACAGCAGGTCCGGCAGATGCTGGCCGAGGCGGTGGAATGCGAGGTCCAGTTCGCCGAGGACCTGCTCGAACAGGGCGTCTCCGGTATGTCGCTTGCCGACATGCGCGAGTACCTCCAGCACGTCGCCGACCGCCGGCTGGCCGTACTCGGCATCGAGCCCAGCTACGGCAGCCGCAATCCGTTCGCGTTCATGGAGTTGCAGGACGTCCAAGAACTGTCGAACTTCTTCGAGCGGCGGGTCTCGGCCTACCAGGTCGGGGTGACCGGCTCGGTCAGCTTCGACGACGACTTCTGA
- a CDS encoding ribonucleoside-diphosphate reductase subunit alpha, with product MRVRKRNGDLESVDVNKIVRAVERWVDDLDEVDPLRVATKTISGLYDGATTAELDRLSIQTAAELIGTEPQYSRLAARLLAAFVDKEVRGQGVASFSQSIRYAHGLGLIGDDTAAFVARNARKLDDAVDPDGDRRFEYFGLRTVADRYLLRHPETRLVVETPQHWLLRVACGLSRTPGEAIGFYRLMSSLAYLPSSPTLFNSGTRHTQMSSCFLVDSPRDELDSIYERYHQVAKLSKFSGGIGISWSRVRGRGALIRGTNGRSNGIVPFLKTLDAGVAAVNQGGRRKGAACVYLEPWHPDVEEFLELRDNTGEEARRTHNLNLANWIPDEFMRRVEADGDWSLIDPSDAPELPDLFGDTFDEAYRAAEKKAVRTVRARELYGRMMRTLAQTGNGWMTFKDASNRLSNQTGEPGNTIHLSNLCTEILEVNSDTETAVCNLGSVNLAAHVTADGVDWAKLRDTVRTAVVFLDRVIDINYYPAAQAAASNPRWRPVGLGLMGLQDAFFTLRLPFDSAPARELSTRVQEEIFLTALETSAGLAERFGPHPAYPQTRAARGELHPDLCGAEPAQAERWAALRSTIAAHGLRNSLLVAIAPTATIASIAGCYECIEPQVSNLFKRETMSGEFLQINTYLVRELKARGLWTAPIRDQIKRAEGSVQGISELPPEVRELFRTAWELPQRALVDLAAARAPYVDQSQSLNLFMSAPTIGKLSSMYLHAWKSGLKTTYYLRSRPATRIQQATVAVTPVVKPLVTVTEDEALACSLKNPESCEACQ from the coding sequence ATGCGGGTCCGCAAGCGGAACGGCGACCTGGAGTCGGTGGACGTCAACAAGATCGTCCGGGCCGTGGAGCGCTGGGTCGACGACCTGGACGAGGTCGATCCGCTACGGGTGGCGACGAAGACGATAAGCGGGCTGTACGACGGGGCGACCACCGCCGAACTGGACAGGCTCTCGATCCAGACGGCGGCGGAACTCATCGGCACGGAGCCGCAGTACTCGAGACTGGCGGCCCGGTTGCTGGCCGCGTTCGTCGACAAGGAGGTACGCGGTCAGGGGGTGGCCAGCTTCAGCCAGTCCATCCGGTACGCGCACGGTCTGGGCCTGATCGGCGACGACACGGCCGCGTTCGTGGCCCGAAACGCCCGCAAGCTCGACGACGCCGTCGACCCGGACGGTGACCGGCGGTTCGAGTACTTCGGGCTGCGTACCGTCGCCGACCGTTACCTGCTGCGGCATCCGGAGACCCGACTGGTGGTGGAGACGCCGCAGCACTGGCTGTTGCGGGTCGCCTGCGGACTGTCCCGGACGCCGGGCGAGGCGATCGGGTTCTACCGGCTGATGTCGTCGCTGGCCTACCTGCCGAGTTCGCCGACGCTGTTCAACTCCGGCACCCGGCACACCCAGATGTCGTCCTGTTTCCTGGTCGACTCGCCGAGGGACGAGCTGGACTCGATCTACGAGCGTTACCACCAGGTGGCGAAGCTGTCCAAGTTCTCCGGTGGCATCGGCATCTCCTGGTCCCGGGTACGGGGCCGGGGCGCGCTGATCCGGGGCACCAACGGCCGGTCGAACGGGATCGTGCCGTTCCTCAAGACGCTCGACGCGGGTGTGGCGGCGGTGAACCAGGGTGGCCGGCGCAAGGGTGCGGCCTGCGTCTACCTGGAGCCGTGGCATCCGGACGTCGAGGAGTTCCTGGAGCTGCGGGACAACACCGGCGAGGAGGCCCGGCGTACCCACAACCTGAACCTGGCGAACTGGATCCCGGACGAGTTCATGCGTCGGGTCGAGGCCGACGGCGACTGGTCGCTGATCGACCCGTCCGACGCGCCCGAGCTGCCCGACCTGTTCGGGGACACCTTCGACGAGGCGTACCGGGCGGCCGAGAAGAAGGCCGTCCGGACCGTGCGGGCCAGGGAACTGTACGGGCGGATGATGCGCACCCTGGCGCAGACCGGCAACGGGTGGATGACGTTCAAGGACGCCTCGAACCGGCTCTCCAACCAGACCGGCGAGCCGGGCAACACCATCCACCTGTCGAATCTCTGCACCGAGATCCTGGAGGTCAACAGCGACACCGAGACCGCGGTCTGCAACCTCGGCTCGGTCAACCTGGCCGCGCACGTCACCGCCGACGGGGTCGACTGGGCGAAGCTGCGCGACACCGTACGCACGGCGGTGGTGTTCCTGGACCGGGTGATCGACATCAACTACTACCCGGCGGCGCAGGCGGCGGCGTCGAACCCCCGCTGGCGGCCGGTCGGGCTCGGGCTGATGGGCTTGCAGGACGCGTTCTTCACACTTCGGCTGCCGTTCGACTCGGCGCCGGCCCGGGAGCTGTCGACCCGGGTACAGGAGGAGATCTTCCTGACCGCGTTGGAGACCTCGGCCGGGTTGGCCGAGCGGTTCGGTCCGCATCCGGCGTACCCACAGACCCGGGCGGCCCGGGGTGAGCTGCACCCGGACCTGTGCGGCGCGGAGCCGGCCCAGGCGGAGCGGTGGGCCGCGCTGCGGTCGACGATCGCCGCGCACGGCCTGCGCAACTCGCTGCTGGTCGCGATCGCCCCGACGGCGACGATCGCCTCGATCGCCGGCTGCTACGAGTGCATCGAGCCGCAGGTCTCCAACCTGTTCAAGCGCGAGACGATGTCCGGGGAGTTCCTCCAGATCAACACCTATCTGGTACGCGAGCTGAAGGCGCGCGGACTCTGGACGGCGCCGATCCGCGACCAGATCAAGCGGGCCGAGGGCTCGGTGCAGGGCATCTCCGAACTGCCGCCGGAGGTACGGGAGCTGTTCCGCACCGCCTGGGAGCTGCCGCAGCGGGCGCTTGTCGACCTGGCCGCCGCCCGCGCGCCCTACGTCGACCAGTCGCAGTCGCTGAACCTGTTCATGAGCGCGCCGACCATCGGCAAGCTCTCCTCGATGTACCTGCACGCCTGGAAGTCCGGGCTGAAGACCACCTACTACCTGCGTTCCCGACCCGCCACCCGCATCCAGCAGGCCACCGTCGCCGTCACCCCGGTCGTCAAGCCCCTGGTGACCGTGACTGAGGACGAGGCGCTGGCCTGTTCCCTGAAAAACCCCGAGAGCTGCGAGGCCTGCCAGTGA
- a CDS encoding DUF2277 family protein, with translation MCRSIKTLRQPYAEVVTETDIEAAALQYVRKISGFRAPAAHNAAAFDAAVATVAEATRTLLDQLVVKGGPGRPTPTERAAG, from the coding sequence ATGTGCCGGAGCATCAAGACCCTTCGCCAGCCGTACGCCGAGGTCGTCACCGAGACGGACATCGAGGCGGCGGCGTTGCAGTACGTCCGCAAGATCTCCGGGTTCCGGGCCCCGGCCGCGCACAACGCGGCGGCCTTCGACGCCGCGGTGGCCACGGTGGCCGAGGCGACCCGGACCCTGCTCGACCAGCTCGTGGTGAAGGGCGGCCCCGGCCGACCGACGCCGACCGAGCGGGCCGCAGGCTAA
- the miaB gene encoding tRNA (N6-isopentenyl adenosine(37)-C2)-methylthiotransferase MiaB, which translates to MTTATLGSPRTYQVRTYGCQMNVHDSERISGLLEQAGYVRAADSDDPDVVVFNTCAVRENADNRLYGNLGHLRPVKDKHPGMQIAVGGCLAQKDRGEIVRRAPWVDVVFGTHNIGSLPVLLERARHNTAAEVEILESLEVFPSTLPTRRESTYAGWVSISVGCNNTCTFCIVPALRGREKDRRPGDILAEVGALVAEGVLEVTLLGQNVNSYGVEFGDRLAFGKLLRATGEIDGLERVRFTSPHPKDFTDDVIAAMAETPNVCHSLHMPLQSGSDDVLRAMRRSYRADRYLGIIEKVRAAMPDAAITTDIIVGFPGETEADFERTLDVVRAARFASAFTFQYSKRPGTPAATMPDQLPKQVVQERYERLVSCVEEITWAENGKLVGSPVEVLVAVGEGRKDERTGRLSGRARDGRLVHFAAGSYEGKIRPGDIVHTTVSYAAPHHLNADGEPLAHRRTRAGDAAEAGRATRTGGVSLGLPAIGVPPPLPTAAACNG; encoded by the coding sequence ATGACTACCGCAACCCTCGGCAGCCCGCGCACCTATCAGGTGCGCACCTACGGCTGCCAGATGAACGTGCACGACTCCGAGCGGATCTCCGGACTGCTGGAGCAGGCCGGCTACGTGCGTGCCGCCGACTCCGACGATCCGGACGTCGTGGTCTTCAACACCTGTGCGGTACGTGAGAACGCCGACAACCGGCTCTACGGCAATCTCGGGCACCTGCGTCCGGTCAAGGACAAGCACCCCGGCATGCAGATCGCGGTCGGCGGCTGTCTGGCGCAGAAGGACCGGGGCGAGATCGTCCGCCGGGCGCCCTGGGTGGATGTGGTCTTCGGCACCCACAACATCGGCTCGCTGCCGGTGCTGCTGGAGCGGGCCCGGCACAACACCGCCGCCGAGGTGGAGATCCTGGAGTCGCTGGAGGTCTTCCCCTCCACGTTGCCGACCCGGCGCGAGTCGACGTACGCCGGCTGGGTGTCGATCTCGGTGGGCTGCAACAACACCTGCACCTTCTGCATCGTGCCGGCCCTGCGTGGCCGGGAGAAGGACCGCCGCCCCGGCGACATCCTGGCCGAGGTAGGCGCCCTGGTCGCCGAGGGTGTGCTGGAGGTCACCCTGCTCGGCCAGAACGTGAACTCGTACGGCGTGGAGTTCGGCGACCGGCTCGCGTTCGGCAAGCTGCTCCGGGCCACCGGCGAGATCGACGGGCTGGAGCGGGTCCGGTTCACCAGCCCGCACCCGAAGGACTTCACCGACGACGTGATCGCGGCGATGGCCGAGACGCCGAACGTCTGCCACTCGCTGCACATGCCGTTGCAGTCCGGCTCGGACGACGTGCTCCGGGCGATGCGTCGGTCGTACCGGGCGGACCGCTATCTCGGGATCATCGAAAAGGTCCGGGCGGCGATGCCGGACGCGGCGATCACCACGGACATCATCGTCGGTTTCCCCGGCGAGACCGAGGCCGACTTCGAACGCACCCTGGACGTGGTCCGGGCGGCGCGGTTCGCCTCGGCGTTCACCTTCCAGTACTCCAAGCGTCCCGGCACCCCGGCCGCGACCATGCCGGACCAGTTGCCCAAGCAGGTCGTCCAGGAGCGCTACGAGCGGCTGGTCAGCTGCGTCGAGGAGATCACCTGGGCGGAGAACGGGAAGCTCGTCGGCAGCCCGGTCGAGGTGCTGGTCGCGGTCGGCGAGGGCCGCAAGGACGAGCGCACCGGACGGCTCTCCGGGCGGGCCCGGGACGGCCGGCTGGTGCACTTCGCCGCCGGCTCGTACGAGGGGAAGATCCGGCCCGGCGACATCGTGCACACCACGGTCAGCTACGCGGCCCCGCACCACCTGAACGCCGACGGGGAGCCGCTGGCCCACCGGCGTACCCGGGCCGGGGACGCGGCCGAGGCGGGCCGGGCAACACGTACCGGTGGGGTCTCGCTCGGCCTGCCCGCCATCGGCGTGCCGCCGCCGCTGCCCACCGCCGCCGCCTGCAACGGCTGA